A segment of the Brevibacterium zhoupengii genome:
CGAAGGAACACAAATTCTCCGACAATTTCGCCAGATACGTGGCAGAGATCGAATCACACATCGGAGTGACGGCAGGAATCAGCTGAGCGGAACGTCGACTCAGCCCGATGAACACACCACACGAGGCGAACAGGTCTCACGAAGCAAATATGGAGTTGAAAACGCAATGATCAAACTGACAACAGACAAGACACGCCTGGCTGATTCCTTCGGATTGGATGCCCAGAAAAGTCTGCTGTTCTCTGCGATTCGTCTGGATTCGAGTCCCTTGGTCGCACCGATCGTCGCTGATACGGCCGAGGGTGAGGTGCTGCTCGTACGTCAGCAGGAGCAGGGAAACGCCCTGTCCGCCGGTGTGCCGAAAGACCGAATGAGGTTCTACGCGCCATGGGTGACGATCGATCCGCGGATCGTCGCCGACACCCCAGCGTCTGCATCGCTGACAACCCTGGTGGGCGAGCTGGCTGATGGCGAACAGATCGGTCTCGCATCTGATGTCGTCATGAAGCACTACTCAGCCCTGTCGGAGAGCCTCGATGTTGTTGCCGACAAACAGCCGACCACTCCGGTCGTTGCCTACGAGGTTGACACCGAGGCTGTGCTCGAACGGTTCGCACAGTGGCGCAGACTCGGAGCCGAGACCGCCAAGAGGCTCATTCAGGACGTCGACCATCTCTCGGGCCTCGACAAGGAGATCCAGTCGGATACCGATACCCGCTATACGGCATTGCAGTCTCTGGCGAAGGACGAGGGGCTTGATGCCGTCCTCATCTCCGCGCCCCCGAACTTCAGCGAGCTCGTCGGGGCTCGGCAGGGCGGGGACCAGCTGGCCCTCTGGTCTGCACGCGATGAAAAGCTCTATGTGCTCGCACCCGAAACCGTTCACGGAGTGGGAGGGACTCCGGTTGGTCGGTTCGCCGGATACGGTGCCGGGGCCGTGGCGCTTGCACACGGCACACATATCGGGGTGGAAGAAGAATGGATCCCGACCGGACTGCTGCTCGAACTGGAATCCGAAGGCGCCAACGTGAGCGAGCTGTCGACCCCGCTCGGACACTGGCGAGACATCCGCGACCACGAAGATCTGGGATTCCAAATCGTTGCTGCCAGATGCAGCGTCTTCGCCATCGAGGAAGCGCTGAGTTGGGCCACCGACTCTTTGGCAGCCGGCGAAGAATTCACCGAACTCGACATCTACGCACGTTACGTCGATAAGATCGTCGAATTCAGGACGGATAATGCAATACCCTTCGCGATCGAGCCCTATTTCACGAATCTGCACTCCTCGAACCGGATGCTCTTCCCCGGGCCCCCGGTCGATTACCCGATCAACGACGAAACCACGTGCATCCAGCTCGACGCCGGTGTCCGCATCACCTTCGACGACATTACCGTGGCGACATCTGACATGGCACGCTCGCTGCCTCGCACCGAGGGTGCGAAACGGGCTTATGAGTTCTTCTTCGATGTTGTCCGTAAGGGCATCATCGGTCAGCTGAAGCCTGGAGTGGTCTGCGAAGACGTCCACGAAGGGACATTGGACTACCTCGCGCCTCACCTCGAGCGGATGATTGAGATCGGCATGCTTGGAGAGGACGTGGACTTCAACACGGAATACCGCAAGCGCAACGTCGGGCACCTCATGGGCAAGCAGGAATCGTTCGCCAACGAACTGCGGCCCGGGTACAAGCATGTGCTGCAAGTCGGATCCTTCGGAGCGGCGGAGATTCCCTGGCGCTACGGAAACGTCGCGATCGGCACAGAGGACCTCTGGTACGTCGGCAACGATCGGACATACATCCTCTCGAAGCGCTGAAGCTGACGGGCCGCGCGTAGGCAGAATACGCGTGGTGAGAAGCATTCAGGGCGGGCGCTCCACACTGGAGCGCCCGCCCTGAAAGCGTTCAGTTGAAAAGATCGTGCGGGACGGCGATGACAGTCGTCGCAGGCGCAGGCGCAGGCGCAGGTGAATGATGAAGCGGTCCGGTCGACACATCGACCGGACCGCTTCACTGGTGCGCTGGCAGCATGAGTGCTGATCAGCTGGTGCTCAATGCAGATCAGCCCTTGAGGTTGACGACTGCTTCGATTTCGACCGGGGAGTTCGCCGGGAGGCGGGGAACTCCCAGCGCGGTCCGTGCATGCCGACCGACTTCACCCAGCGCGTCGACGAGGAGCTTAGATGCGCCCTCTGCGACGATCGGATGCTTGCTGAAGTGGGCTGGGCTGGCCACATAGACGTTGAGTTTGGCGATGCTCTCGACGTTCTCAAGACCGAGGTTGGTCTCCAGCTGAGCGATGAGGTTGACCGCACACAGCTGAGCAGCGGCGATACCGTCCTCGACACTCAGGTCATCACCGACGACGCCTTGGACTGGGACCACCCCGCCCTGCTTGGCGATCTGTCCCGAAACGAAGGCGAGATGCCCCGCGACAGTGACTGTCTTGTAGCTGTAGCTGGCAGGATTCGCCTCGGGAAGGTCGAAACCGAGATCGCCGAGGCGACGACGCACTCCGTCAGAGATCGACTCTCTCACAGTGTTCGCAGGAGTGTCCTCTCGTCGATCCCCGACCGTCCCCGCGATGTACTTGCCATCGATGGTGCGACCGATGCTCCAGGGATTCGACGCTTGGAGAGCTGATGGCAGAATCGCATCGGGGATGTTCTGGTAAGCAACAGGTCGAAGGAAGCGATCGATCGCGGTGGCACCCACCGAGGTGGTCTGGGGAGCCGAAGTCGCAGGGAAGGGGCCCCCGTGGATCATCGCGTGGCCGACTTCGACACCAGTCGGCCAGCCGTTGACGATGATGCGGCCGACGGTGAGCTCGAGCTCCTGCACCAGGGCGTTCGCGATGTCGATGTCCTGGTCACTCATCTGCAGAGTCGCGGTCAGCTGCCCCTCTAGAGCCCAGACCACGTCGAGCAGTTGGTCGGAGGAGTCGTAGCGCACAATGAGAGCGGCCGACCCGAAGATCTCGTTCTGCAGTTCTGCGTTCGAAGAGAAGTCAGTGACCGAGATCGTGAAGACGCGCGGTCCCGGTGCGTTAGCGGTGTCCCCGGTACGACCTTGTGCGAGTGCTGAGACGCCAGACTGAGCCGCAAGCTGGTCAACGCCGTGCTGCCATGAGTCGGCGATAGCCGGAGTGAGCATGGTCTGACCGGCGGCATCGTTGAAATCCTTCGCGATGCGCGCTTCCAGTTCATCGCCGCGTTCACCCGTGGGGATGAACAGGAGGCCGGGGGAGGTGCACAACTGTCCTGAGGACCCTGTCACGGCAGTGAAGAAGCCTCGGGACACCTCGGCGACGTCATCTGAGATGGCGCCCGGGAGCACGAAGACAGGGTTGATCGAGCTCATCTCGGCAAAGACGGGGATCGGCACCGGGCGAGCCGCGGCGGTGGCGGACAGCGACAGTCCGGCGGTCCTAGAACCTGTGAAGCCGACGGCAGCGATCCGGGGATCGGCAGCCAGCTGTTGTCCCACCTGCGCGCCGGGGCCGTAGACGAGCGAGAAGACACCGGGGTGGAGGTCATTGTCCGCAATGGCGCGGGTGATGGCGGCCCCGACCAGCTCATTTGTGCCGGGGTGAGCGTTGTGTGCCTTGACGACGACCGAGCAGCCTGCGGCCAGCGCCGAAGCAGTGTCCCCGCCTGCTGTTGAAAAGGCAAGTGGGAAGTTGCTGGCGCCGAAGACCGCTACGGGCCCCAGCGGCACTTGGCGCTGGCGAATATCAGGGCGCGGCAGTGGTGAGCGATCGGGGAGCGCGGGATCGATGCGTGCTCCGTGGGCATCTCCGAGGACGACGACCGAGGCGAACAGACGCAGCTGGTTGGCGGTTCTGGTGATCTCTCCGTTCAGGCGCCCTGCGGGAAGACCTGTCTCCTGCCCAGCTCGTTCGACGATGCGCCCTGCATCGGCTTCGATGTTCGCGGCGATGTCTTCGAGGAACTTCGCCCGCAGCGTCGGCGAGATTCTGCGATAGGACGCGAACGCAGACTGTGCCTCAGCGATGGCCGTGGAAACCTGTTCCTCGGTCAGCAGGGTGAATGCGGGCTCCAGCTCCTCGCCTGTCGCGGGATTGACGGCGTGTGCGGTGCCGCCCTGCCCTGGTGTGGTCGTGCCGGCGATGATCGATGAGCCGGAGAGACTCGAGCGTGATGATTCGACGCCCGTGGCGGTTGTCGTGTCGGTGAGCTGTGTCGTCATGAGTGACCTCTGTTCCTGGTAGCGATGTCGGCGCCGACCGGCTCATGCCGATCGGCGCCGATCTCTGGGTTAGCTGCTGTATCGGTGGCGCCTGCGCGAATATGCAGATCAGGCGACCGCGTTGGTTGTGCGATCGAGTCGGATGCCAGCTGCTGCCATGACCTGTTCCAGATCCTGCAGGTCTGCCTGTGTGAGGTTCTGGAGCGGAGGACGGACCGGACCGCAGTCGCGACCGATGACTTTGAGACCGCCCTTGACGATCGAGACTCCATAACCGGCGACTCGATCTCGGATCTGGGAGTAGGGAAGCACGAAGGAATTGAGCTTCTCGGTGACTGCGGCGCGATCCTGTCGGCGGACCGCGGAGTAGAAGTCGAGAGCGAACTCGGGCGCGAAGTTGAACATCGCCGACGAGTAGGTGCTCATTCCCAACTGGAGCAGGGGCAAGGCATAGACCTCTGCAGTGGGAAGGCCGCCGAGGTAGAAGAGGCGTTCACCAGTGCGAGCGTAGACCTTGGTGAGCTGTTCGATGTCACCGAGGGCATCCTTGAACCCGATGAAGTTCTCGTGGGTGTCAGCGAGGCGCTCGACCGTTTCGGGTGAGTAGATCGCGTTGGCCCGGTTGTAGACGATGACACCGGTCTTGGTGGCCGCGCAGATGGCTGAGACGTGTTCGAAGAGGCCGTCCTGGCTGCACTCGGTGAGGTACGGCGGGAGGACGAGAAGACCTTCGGCACCAACCGCCTCGGCATCGATCGCATTCTGCACTGCGTGAGCGGTGGCTCCACCCGCTGAAGCGAGTACCGGCACTTCAGGACGGGAGGTTGAGACGGCCAGGCTGACTACGTCTTTCGCCTCCGGGGGAGTGAGGCTGAATCCCTCACCGGTGCCGCCAGCGGCGAAGAGTCCCGCGACGTCGAAGCTTGACTGCCAGGCGATGTGATCCGAATATGCTTCGGCGTTGATCGTCAGGTCTGTATTGAATGCGGTTGCGGGGAAGGAGAGCAGGCCGTCCTTGAGGCGGTCGGCAAGTTCTTGGGGCAGGTAGTTGGCCACGGAATGACGTCCTTGTTAGTCGGGATGATGACTCCACTGTAGGAACGTCGAGTGATTCCTGTCCAAGATTATTTATATATGCTTTGATGCTCTAGGGGTATCGCTCTCATGTTGCCTGAATGAGATTGAGAACTTCCTTCAGAGCTGGATTGCGTGACTGCGGATTCCAGATGGCATGCAGTTCGACGATGTCGATTGGGGCACCCCGCAACGGCACGTATGTCACCCCATCCACACCGAGACGTGCAGCGGATTCAGATACGACAGCAATGCCTCGGCCTGCGGCGACGAGGTTGACGATGGTGAGAATCTGACTGAGGGAATGGGCGACCTCGTTGGCTTCGACGTCGATGTAGCGCACTGTGAGGTCGTAGAAGTAGCGAGCCTTCGTGGCATCGTGCATGAGCAGTCTCTGCCCGGAGATGTCCTTCGTGCCGACCGAATCGAGAGCAGCGAACTCGTGGTCCGAGGGAACCGCGAGTACCAGTTGTTCGGATAGTACGAGAGCGGCACCGATGGTCTCTGGGATTCTGCCTGCGCGGCCGAGACCGATGTCGATCCGACCTTCCGAGAGGGCTTTGATCTGTTCAGCTGTGACCATTTCCGCGATCTCGACGCTGACTCCCGGAAGCCGCTCCGCCAGCGTCGAGACCAAGTCACCGAGGACCCCAAAGGTCGAAACCGCGGTGCAGCCGATGGTGATCTGCCCCCAGGACCCCTCGGCGATCTTCTGGGCACGTCGTGGTGCGCGTTCGACCGATGCGAGCAGACCATAGGCCTCCGCCAGAAATGCCTCGCCCGCCGGAGTCAGAGTCACCGTGCGGTTGTTGCGCTCGAAGAGGTGGACACCGATCGACTTCTCAAGCTTCTGGATCTGCCGACTTAGCGGCGGCTGAGTCATATTGAGTTCCTCCGCGGCGCGTCCGAAGTGGAGATTTTCGGCCACCGCGATGAAGCCGGTGATCTGTGCCAGGGTGAACTGCATTGCTCGCTCGATTTCTATCGGGGTCTCGTGCCGCTGCTGTTCTGCAGTGTATCCGCCACCGAAGCCCCCTCACCCCTCGATATCGACGACCGTCCGCAATCCTTTGCTGGGCTCGGCGAATTCCTGTGCCAGGTCTGACAGTCCGATCGGGCCGCCGAGGATGCTCTCCCACGGCATATTCCCGCCGTCTGCGGCCAGGAAGTCCACGGCTTCCTGCAGGTGGTGGGGCTCGAAATTGTGCACACCGGTGATGGTGCGCCACCCTCGCACGAGCTGTTCGGGATTGATCTCGATGTTGGGTCCAGGACTCACGCTTCCGGCGAGAACTGCGGTGCCGCCGATTCCCAGGCTGGCCACGCAGGTCTCCACGCCAGCGGTGGTGCCGGAGAGCTCGAGGGCGACGTCGACGTCTGTCGGCATCTCCTCTTCCAGGATCGTGCTCGCCCCGGTGAACAGGGCAAGATCCTGGCGCTGCGGCGTCGGATCGAAGGCGAGGACCTCGGCGGCATCGCGGGACTGGGTGGCTGCCACCGCGGTGAGACCCAGCATCCCGAGTCCGTTGACGAAGACTCGACGGCCTCGCAAGTCACCGGCGGCCTCGAGCATCGCCATGACGGTGGCGACGGCGCACCCTGCTGTGGCGGCCACGGCGTCTGGCACCGAATCCGGTACCGGAACGACTGCCACGCCGGCTGGCAAGTAGATGTGGGAGGCGTAGGTGCCGGACAATGCCCACCCGCTGCCGGTGGATTCGTGCCCGACCTTGGCCACCGACTGACATTTTGCGCTGAGCCCGCGTCGGCAGTTCTCGCAGTTCCCACACACCGAGGTGACCGAGAAGACCACGCGTTGGCCGAGTAGGAGCCCAGCCCGCGAATCCTCGACCACGCCGACGCCCTCGTGCCCGAGCACGGAGGGGCATGCTCCGGGGCGACGCCCGCGCACGGTGTGACGATCCGAGCCGCAGACGGTGGCGGTGGTCAGGCGAATGAGGCTCTCACCCTCGGCCAGTTCAGGACGGTCGAAGGACCGGGTCTCGAACTGATCCCCGCCGAGCCAGACGACGGCTTCGACCGTGTCCGCGAAGACTCCAGCATCGAACGAGGCCACCGCATCCGCCGAGGTGTCGGCCGGGGAAGCCTGAACCGGTGACGGTGCTTGAGCCTGCGTTTGAACCTCCGCCGTCACTGGTTCACCGCAGTCGAGGTTGCATCCGAGGCTGGCAAGTCGGCCAGAGCATCGGGAAGCCCCGCAACGGAATCGAGCACCAGGTGGGCACCTTCGGAAGCGAAGTCCTTCCGACTCAGGTGGCCGGTGAGCACACCCACCGAGGTGACTTCGGCGCGCAGTGCCGACTGCACATCCGCCGAGGTGTCGCCGACGCTGACGACCGCGGCCGTGTCCTCGACGCCGAGTTCCTTCATGACCGTCTCGATCATGTCGGGTGCTGGCCGACCGGCCTCGACCTCGTCGCCGCAGGAGGAGGCGTCGAAGGTCTCGCCCTGCTTCCATCCCATGGAGGAGAAGATGAGATCGGCGATCTCCCGAGCGAATCCGGTCGTCAGAGCGACCTTGATGCCCTGCTCGCGCAGAGTCGCCATCGCCTCCTCTATCCCGGGCAGCGGCTTCGGCGGATTGTCGGTGTAGGTGCGGCGCAGCTCCTGTCGAAACCATTCCCAGGTCTTCTCATGGAGTTCGTCATCGACCTCGATACCGCCGAGGCGGAGCAGATTTTCGATCGCCCACTTCTTCTCCGTGCCCATCCACTTCTGGAACACCTCGTCCGTGTAGTTCGCACCTTCGCGTTCCGTGGCCTCGCGCAGAACGCGGTAGACCTCGTCTCGGTCGTCGATGGTGGTGCCGGCCATGTCGAAGATGGCGAGTTCAATCATGCTGTTTCTCCTTTGAGCTGGGACAGAGTGTGTGGTGTCGGGTATGTGAAACGGGGTGTGTGAATGCGCAGGAGTGTCAACTGACGGTTGGACATCAGCGAATGGCTAAGCATCAGCGCACGGCCTTACGCAGCCACATCGACAGTGCTTCGACTGCGAGGACGACGGCGACCATGAGGATGAGGACCATGGTGACCACATCGAACTGGTTGACCCGCGAGGCGTTGAGCAGCAGGAATCCGATGCCGCCGGCGCCGACGACTCCGAGGAGTGTGGCCGAGCGGATGTTGTTGTCGAGTAGGTACATGGTGTGGGCGACGAAGGCCGGTGCCGCCTGGCGCAGTGTGGCCGAGAAGAACACCTGTGCCTCGCTGGCACCGGTGGCCCGCATAGCCTCCTGCACCTGGGTGTCCGTCTCCTCAAGCGAATCGGCGATGAGCTTCGACAGCAGGCCGATCGCTCCGATCGACAGTGCCAGCGTGCCGGCGACCTCGCCCAGGCCGGAGATGACGACGAAGATGATCGCGAGGATGAGCTCGGGAATGCCGCGCACGATCACGATGATCACCCTGAACGTCTGGTGCACATAGGCATTCGCCACGGCATTGCGGGCGGCGAGGATGCCGATCGGTATCGCGAGGACAGCACCGATGAGCGTGGCCGCGAGCGAGATCTGGATCGTCACCAGCAGCTGTTCGAAGAGGTTGGACATGGATCCGCCGGCCGATGGCGGGAAGAACAGCGCCAAAGTCTTCGGCAGGTCGAAGATCCCCTGCGCGAGTGCCGACCAGGACACATCCACGCGCCACAGGGCCGCGACAGTGAAGACCACGATCAGTGCGATTGAGAGGAAGCGTCTGATCCGGGCCGAACTCCACGGTGGTGTCAGGTGGAGATCGTTGACGCCGGACTCGCGGCCGCGGTTGAGCAGACGATCGACCCAGGTGCCGCCGGTGATTCTCTGCCCGGCCGACCTCATCAGCGCAGCGCGGATAGCGCCGGAGACGAGTTCGAGGCCGATGCACAGCAGCAGGACGAGCACTGCGAGAGCCATGCCCCGCTGATAGTCCAGGGTCCGCAGTGAATCGGCGATCGCCAGTCCGATGCCGCCCACGCCGACATAGCCCAACAGCACCGAGGTGCGCAGATTGATGTCGAATCTGTGCAGCGCCGTTGCGATGAGCTGGGGCATAAGGGTCTGTGGAATGGCCGCCATGATCTGCTGTGCGCGGCTGCCGCCGAGGGACTCCACGGATTCCCGTGGGCCGTCGTCGAGTTCCTCGATCGCGTCGGCGTAGAGCTTGGCGATCATGCCGACCGAATGGATGCCCATGGCGATGATTCCGGCCGTGGCTCCGAGCCCGAACATGCGCAGGAAGATGATTGCAAGCACCAGGTCGGGGACTGCCCGAGCCAGCACGGTCAGAGCGCGAGCGACCCACTGCGAGGTGACTCCCCACCGAGTCGGTCTGGCCGCAGCCAGCGCCACGGGAACAGACAATGCGACCGAGAGGAGGGTTGCCAGGAAGACGATGGCCAAGGTCTCGAACACCAGGGAGAGGGTCTCTGCCACAGGTGGGAAGTCGAGGGGGAACATGCGGGCGAAGAAGTTCACCGCCTTATCGAAGGAATCGACGATCGTCGCAATATCGATGCCGAGCGCACCGACGGACCACGCACCTCCGACGACCAAGGCGATCATGACGAGCGCGGCGGCGATGCTGGGCCCGGCCGGACGCGGACGAGCTGGAGCCTCGCGAACTTCAGGTGGGGCCTCGGTGAGCCTGGACATCAGCGGGTGACACCACTCGACATCGGGGTGCGGACGGATCCGGTAGCCGACGTGGATGCGGAACCTGCCCCAGCCTCGGCGGCGGAGATGTCCATACCGGAGACACTCGAATAGATCGTCGAGGCCTCCTCGGCGCTGAGGCCCTGCGTGGTGCGATCGAGGACCGCCTGGCCGCTGCGCAGGCCGATGATCCGATCGGCGAACTCGATGGCGAGCTGAACCTGGTGGAGCGAGGCGATGACGGTGAGGTCATCCTCCTCGGCGATCTGGCGCAGCAGGTTGATCACGTCGAGCGCGGAGACGGGATCGAGCGAGGCCACCGGCTCATCGGCCAGCAGCACCGTCGGATGCTGCATGAGCGCCCGGGCGATGGCCACGCGCTGCTGCTGACCGCCGGAGAGAGTGTCCGCACGCTGATAAGCACGATCGGCCAAGCCGACACGGTCGAGCTTCTCAACGGCTTCGCGGCGCACCGACTTCGGATACATCATCAGCGAGATGCGCGGTCCCTTGAGCGAGCCGAGCTGCCCGGCGCAGACATTCTCCAACACGGACATCGGACCGACGAGGTTGAAGGACTGGAAGATCACGCCGATGTTCCGGCGCAGCTCCCGCAGTCCTCGTTTCCCCACCGAGCTCACGTCCTGGCCCAGGACACGCACCGTGCCCGAGGTGGGTGAGTGCAGGCCGTTGATGTGGCGCAGCAGCGTCGACTTTCCCGATCCCGACAGGCCGAGCAGAACGGTGACCCGACCGGTGCGGAAGCCGACGTTGACGTCGTCGAGTCCGAGGACTCCGCCGCCGAAGTCCTTGGTCACATGGTCGAGCTGGACTGAGTAGATATCGTCGATCTCTCGCTGGAGTTCAGTGGTCTTGTCGTGGCTGGTGGTCCGATAGCTGTTCATGGGTGCGTCTCCTAGCCGACGTTCTTGCAGGCGTCTGCCTGGGTGGCGTCGCAGATGTCGCGGATGGAATCGAAATCTGAGTCCTCGACTGGTTTGTAGCCGTATTCGATCTCTTCAGGTAGGACGCAGTCGTCCTCGGAGGAGCAGATGCCGGCGTCGACCATGGCCGGAACGTTGGCCTTCTCGCGCAGGACGGTCGTGATCTGCTTGGCCAGTTCAGGGTCCAGGGACTCGTTGTTGACAGCGATCGGGTCCTCGGTGATGGGCTCGGACTCCCATGCGGGCTCCAGACTGCCGGGCTTGACCTGGTCGGATTCCTCGAGGGTCCCCAGCATGGTGTCGTGGGCGAAGGCCGCATCGCATTCGCCGGAGTCCAGAGACAGCAGCGAGGCATCATGACCGCCGGTCAGAACCTGTTCCATGTCCTTCTCCATGTCAAGACCTTCATCCATGATCCCCTTCATAGGCACGAGGTAGCCCGAGGTGGAGGCCTTGTCGACGAAGCAGACCGTCTTGCCCTTGAGGTCGCTCAGGCCCTTGACGTCCGAGCCCTTCTTGACGTAGGCCAGCGAGGTGTAGGCCGGGTCCTTCTTCGGATCACTCGTCGGAGCCGCCGCTGGTTCCATGTCGATGCCGGAGTCCTTGGCGATGACATAGGCGAATGGGCCGAACGAGGCGGCATCGATCTGGCCGGCCCGCATGCCTTCGATCACCGCTGCGTAGTCGGAGGCATTCTGGAACTCGACCGTCTTGCCGGTCTCTTCTTCGAGCAGCGCGGTGACGTTTTCGAAGGTCGATTCCAACGTGGACGATGACTCGGCCGGGACTGCGGCAAAGGTGATGGTGTCGCCGTCGTCGCCGGAGGAGCCGCAGGCGGCGAGCAGCGGGAGTGCGAGTGCTGCCGCCGTGAGTGAGCGGACGGTGCGGGTGCGAGCAGTGCGAGAACGGGAGGTGCAGGAACGGACGGCACGGGAGCGGAAGCGTGGGAACAGGGCCATGGGCGGCCTGCCTTTCGAGTGGTCGGGGTGATCGCTTGGCTTCATTCTTCGACACCTCGAAACAACATGTCTATACAATTCGACCCTGTTCACCGATCAGACATGACAACTTCATCGGCGGTTGGGGTGAGGGTCCGCGAATGTGGTGTCGGTCTCAGATGGAGGGCTGTGCGTCGGTCTCGGCCGGGGGGCCGCCGAGGATGCGGTCCGCGATCCCGAACGACAGAGTCATCCCGATGCCCGAGGTGACCACGGCGACCGTCGTCTGCGCGTCAGGGCGCACGAGGATCAGATTCGTCTCGGTGCTGTCGGCATACTGACCCAACCACCGTTGGCGAACCACGGGTTCATCGATGCCGAGGATGCTGGTGGCGCGATCAAGCAGCAGATCACCGACCCGTTCGTCGATGAAGGGTTCGGGACTGAGATCATAGGCGTGGGAGTCGCCGATAAGCAGTCCGCCGGGAATATCGGTGACCATGAGGTTGGCGATGACATCGACGAGCTCCGGCTCCCGCTGTGCCAGATCCTCACGCAGGGCCGATGCTCCCGGCATGGCAGCAAACCCGTCGTAGCGGGCCAACGAGCTGCCCGTGAGCATGGCGAACCCGCTCGGGATCCGCTGCGGGCGCTCAATCAGGGACATCACCAGCGTGCAGATACGCACCCCGTGCGCCTCGGCGATGCCCGGGAACAGGGAGGTGAGCTGGTGGCCGGGGCAGACGACAACCTGCTCACCGTGGACATCGCCACGGTTGGTGGACACGGTGCCGTCGGCCACCTCGGTGACGGTGGTATTCCAAGAGAAATCGACCCCCTCTCCGGCCAGCCACTCGGCGAGGGCAGGGGCGGCCTCGCGTGGGTCGACACGCATATCCAGGGGCAGATGAGCCCCGCCGATGGCGCCCAGGCTCGGGCTCCCGATGGCCGCAGCCACCTCCTCGGCACTGAGCATCGTTGCCTGAGTCGGACCTCGGTGATCTGTGAACTCCTGGAGGACGCGCAATTCCGGTTCGGTCATGGCGAGAATGAAGGACCCGGTCTCTGCCGCCCAGATCCCGGTCGCGGCGGCGGCTTCCAGCCAGCCGTCTCGAGACGCCATCGCCAGATCCTGGGCATCGTCGGCCTGCCCGGTGAAGCAGGCGTGCCCGAAGTTCTGGATCGATGAGCCCACGGGGCGGGCGGAACGGTCGATGACACGGACGCTGCGGCCCTGACGGTGTGCGCGGAATGCGGTGGCCAGGCCCAGAATTCCGGAACCTACGATGATGAGATCAGTTTTCGACATTCCCCCATCTTGGTCGCTTGTTGTCGTACGATGAGCACATGTATGTACAAGTTTGGCGACTGTTCACCTGAACGTGACATTGCGCTTCCCGGTCGGCACTCCCGGTTCATTCGCCCCCAATAGGAAGGAAGAGATGCCGCTGATCGGAGAGAGCGAGACCTCGAGCAGCGCAGTATCACGGCAAGTACAGCATCACGGCAGCACAGTTGGAAGCACGTGTCCCCATCCCGACCCCGACGAGGCCAGCACACA
Coding sequences within it:
- a CDS encoding M24 family metallopeptidase; amino-acid sequence: MIKLTTDKTRLADSFGLDAQKSLLFSAIRLDSSPLVAPIVADTAEGEVLLVRQQEQGNALSAGVPKDRMRFYAPWVTIDPRIVADTPASASLTTLVGELADGEQIGLASDVVMKHYSALSESLDVVADKQPTTPVVAYEVDTEAVLERFAQWRRLGAETAKRLIQDVDHLSGLDKEIQSDTDTRYTALQSLAKDEGLDAVLISAPPNFSELVGARQGGDQLALWSARDEKLYVLAPETVHGVGGTPVGRFAGYGAGAVALAHGTHIGVEEEWIPTGLLLELESEGANVSELSTPLGHWRDIRDHEDLGFQIVAARCSVFAIEEALSWATDSLAAGEEFTELDIYARYVDKIVEFRTDNAIPFAIEPYFTNLHSSNRMLFPGPPVDYPINDETTCIQLDAGVRITFDDITVATSDMARSLPRTEGAKRAYEFFFDVVRKGIIGQLKPGVVCEDVHEGTLDYLAPHLERMIEIGMLGEDVDFNTEYRKRNVGHLMGKQESFANELRPGYKHVLQVGSFGAAEIPWRYGNVAIGTEDLWYVGNDRTYILSKR
- a CDS encoding aldehyde dehydrogenase family protein; translation: MTTQLTDTTTATGVESSRSSLSGSSIIAGTTTPGQGGTAHAVNPATGEELEPAFTLLTEEQVSTAIAEAQSAFASYRRISPTLRAKFLEDIAANIEADAGRIVERAGQETGLPAGRLNGEITRTANQLRLFASVVVLGDAHGARIDPALPDRSPLPRPDIRQRQVPLGPVAVFGASNFPLAFSTAGGDTASALAAGCSVVVKAHNAHPGTNELVGAAITRAIADNDLHPGVFSLVYGPGAQVGQQLAADPRIAAVGFTGSRTAGLSLSATAAARPVPIPVFAEMSSINPVFVLPGAISDDVAEVSRGFFTAVTGSSGQLCTSPGLLFIPTGERGDELEARIAKDFNDAAGQTMLTPAIADSWQHGVDQLAAQSGVSALAQGRTGDTANAPGPRVFTISVTDFSSNAELQNEIFGSAALIVRYDSSDQLLDVVWALEGQLTATLQMSDQDIDIANALVQELELTVGRIIVNGWPTGVEVGHAMIHGGPFPATSAPQTTSVGATAIDRFLRPVAYQNIPDAILPSALQASNPWSIGRTIDGKYIAGTVGDRREDTPANTVRESISDGVRRRLGDLGFDLPEANPASYSYKTVTVAGHLAFVSGQIAKQGGVVPVQGVVGDDLSVEDGIAAAQLCAVNLIAQLETNLGLENVESIAKLNVYVASPAHFSKHPIVAEGASKLLVDALGEVGRHARTALGVPRLPANSPVEIEAVVNLKG
- a CDS encoding 5-dehydro-4-deoxyglucarate dehydratase, with product MANYLPQELADRLKDGLLSFPATAFNTDLTINAEAYSDHIAWQSSFDVAGLFAAGGTGEGFSLTPPEAKDVVSLAVSTSRPEVPVLASAGGATAHAVQNAIDAEAVGAEGLLVLPPYLTECSQDGLFEHVSAICAATKTGVIVYNRANAIYSPETVERLADTHENFIGFKDALGDIEQLTKVYARTGERLFYLGGLPTAEVYALPLLQLGMSTYSSAMFNFAPEFALDFYSAVRRQDRAAVTEKLNSFVLPYSQIRDRVAGYGVSIVKGGLKVIGRDCGPVRPPLQNLTQADLQDLEQVMAAAGIRLDRTTNAVA
- a CDS encoding LysR family transcriptional regulator, yielding MQFTLAQITGFIAVAENLHFGRAAEELNMTQPPLSRQIQKLEKSIGVHLFERNNRTVTLTPAGEAFLAEAYGLLASVERAPRRAQKIAEGSWGQITIGCTAVSTFGVLGDLVSTLAERLPGVSVEIAEMVTAEQIKALSEGRIDIGLGRAGRIPETIGAALVLSEQLVLAVPSDHEFAALDSVGTKDISGQRLLMHDATKARYFYDLTVRYIDVEANEVAHSLSQILTIVNLVAAGRGIAVVSESAARLGVDGVTYVPLRGAPIDIVELHAIWNPQSRNPALKEVLNLIQAT
- a CDS encoding alcohol dehydrogenase catalytic domain-containing protein, which codes for MTAEVQTQAQAPSPVQASPADTSADAVASFDAGVFADTVEAVVWLGGDQFETRSFDRPELAEGESLIRLTTATVCGSDRHTVRGRRPGACPSVLGHEGVGVVEDSRAGLLLGQRVVFSVTSVCGNCENCRRGLSAKCQSVAKVGHESTGSGWALSGTYASHIYLPAGVAVVPVPDSVPDAVAATAGCAVATVMAMLEAAGDLRGRRVFVNGLGMLGLTAVAATQSRDAAEVLAFDPTPQRQDLALFTGASTILEEEMPTDVDVALELSGTTAGVETCVASLGIGGTAVLAGSVSPGPNIEINPEQLVRGWRTITGVHNFEPHHLQEAVDFLAADGGNMPWESILGGPIGLSDLAQEFAEPSKGLRTVVDIEG